A genomic window from Nicotiana sylvestris chromosome 11, ASM39365v2, whole genome shotgun sequence includes:
- the LOC138880786 gene encoding uncharacterized protein: protein MTNGNENQVVPMVTANASTSRTPATSAPAEKPEKFSGINFKRWQQKMFFYLTTLSLQKFIKEDVPMLADEIPDNERFLVTEVWKHSDFLCKNYILSGLEDALYNVYSGVKTSKELWNALEKKYKTEDAGLKKFVAAKFLDYKMVDSKFVITQVQELQVIIHDLLAEGMNQINIDVESSNLSILTNGNFIEGLVISEAFQVAAMIEKLRIEEDNKAAEKRGRGSSTIMRANIVEENKKRKKASGLKYNPSKKRFSGNCYNCGKIGHKSTECRSPKKDKKKGLANMVEKHDDVDDLCAMLSECNVVGNPKKWWIDSGATRHVCAVNEAFASYAPVGPDEIISMGNAAKAKIEGCGKIFL, encoded by the exons atgactaatgGAAATGAGAACCAAGTTGTTCCTATGGTGACTGCCAATGCTTCAACGAGCCGAACACCGGCAACATCGGCACCGGCGGAGAAACccgaaaaattttccgggattaATTTCAAGCGatggcagcaaaagatgttcttctatttGACTACCTTAAGTCttcagaagttcatcaaggaagatgttcctatGCTGGCCGATGAAATTCCTGATAATGAACGCTTTCTAGTGACCGAGGTTTGGAAGCATTCAGATTTCTTGTGCAAGAATTACATTCTTAGCGGGTTGGAGGATGCGTTGTATAATGTCTACAGTGGCGTGAAAACGTCAAAAGAACTGTggaatgcgcttgaaaagaaatacaaaactgaagatgccgggTTGAAAAAGTTCGTGGCTGCAAAGTTTTTGGACTataaaatggtagatagcaaatttgttattacccaagtccaagaactgcaagtgattattcacgatctccttgctgaaggtatgaatcaaattaatattgatgttgaaagtagtaatctTAGTATTCTTACTAACGGaaatttcattgaaggtcttgttatcagtgaagcattccaagtagcagcaatgattgagaa attgagaattgaagaagacaacaaagctgctgaaaaAAGAGGTCGTGGAAGTTCAACAATAATGAGAGCGAATATTGTTGAAGAGAACaagaagagaaagaaggcttctggttTAAAATACAACCCAAgtaagaagcggttcagtggaaactgctacaactgcGGAAAAatcggacacaaatctacggagtgccgttctccgaagaaagacaagaagaagggtctagcaaacatggttgaaaaacatgatgatgttgatgacttatgCGCCATGCTTTCCGAATGCAATGTGGTGGGCAATCCTAAaaagtggtggattgattctggagccactcgccatgtttgtgctgtcaaTGAAGCTTTTGCTAGTTATGCTcctgttggacccgatgagataATTTCCATGGGAAATGCTGCAaaggccaagattgaaggatgtgggaagatatttctcTAA